The Musa acuminata AAA Group cultivar baxijiao chromosome BXJ3-6, Cavendish_Baxijiao_AAA, whole genome shotgun sequence region CAAGCATGGTTGATGGAAGGTTACATGTTCTTGTAGTGGAGATGATGAGACTCAAGCAATAATCTTGTAGCTAGCAACAAGTGCTTGTTATATAGACAGTACAAGTTTGCTTTCAGTGATCCAATGACAGCGAGTAGTTAGCAGAAATGCTTGATGAACTCAGTAATCTTAACCTCAAGAACCTTAATGCATCTTGACATCCATCATGGTGCTTGTTGTATGAAGGTAAGAGTAATTAGTGGAATTGCCTTGTGAACTTATCACTCTTAACCTTAAGAACCTTGACATCCATACTTAGATTACAAGTTTGCTCTCATTGATCGCATAACATTGAGATATTATAGCAGCATTCATTTGCTTGGCTTCCATTTTCTTTCAAGAAGGCAACATAGTGTTCTGATGTTAGTAGGATCATAATGTATCATAGTCCTAACAACAAACTATTCTTTGCAATGTATTGCTAATATGTTCCTATAGAGATATAAGCACATACTGCAAAGCAACatgatgattgaaatgacaagtaCTCATCAAATCTTGGTAGGATCAGAAGTATATAAGCAGAAAGAACTCTTATATCTCTCAATCTCACCTGCCAAAGGAAATGAAATGAAGTTAATTGATTTCTTGAAGACCATAATTACCTCACATATAGGAACAATTTATACTAAAAGGAGACCCCTGGCAGAGTCCAGAAATGACAAGTTTTGGGCTAATAAAAGGCAGTAATGGGAAGAGTGGGAGATTAACCTCTCCAGCTGTTTTGAGTTCCTCTTGGATATTCTTAGCATGGCAAAATTAACTTCTAGGATGAGCATTACTGTTTGCTTAAGTGCTTTTTATTGAAGAATCTTGATTGCCATATAAGGGGTTACTGAATACAAATGTAAATTTTTTAGGGAAAAAGAAACTGTCTATACCATTACTTGAAGAAGATCCATAATTACAATCATggaagtaattttttttattttgtaaattAACTTCATACTTGGGTAGAAAATCTCAAAGATTTATGCTAAGgaatctctcattgatttgagaaaGGATGTTGGGGAAAAGTTATTGAAATAGTTTCTGTATTCAGAATTTATGGTGTTCAAGTGAGATGTCATTACACAAACACATTTCTCATGAAAATGGTGATACAGATTTTTTGATGAGCAGAAAGAATAGATCTTTATTGATCTTTGCATTACCAATATGTTTTTCTCTGAGTACAAATTTTGTAGCATTCCTGAAGATGGAATATGCAGGTGAGCTTGGAGATTAAATTCAGAAGCTCCCTTGTCATTTGCTTCACTGCTTCCTACTTACTGCGACTGAGAGGGAGTAGCAGAAGAGTGCGTTAACGCCAGTTTTGCTTTTAGCAGTCCTTGGGCGACATGGGTGAGGTATCAGGATCACTCTTTTTACGGATTTCTTATTGGTTTTGGATTGTTTTTTGCTGATGATTGCAGAAAGATCTAATCTTGAGCAAGAGGAGAAGCAGCTAGAGGAGGACGGGAAGAAAGAGTGGCGACCggagtaggaggaggagaagggaaagaacgaTGGAATTGGTGAcgggaaaaaggaagaagagaaggtggCAGAGAAGCCACCGCCTACCCCGCCGGAAAAATGTCGACATGCATTGTGAGGGATGTGAGAGGAAGGTGCGGCGGTGCCTCAATGGCTTACAAAGCATAGAGAGATCCGTAAAAAAATCGATGTTTGATGTGTATTTGGTCAGGTTTTTAAAAATTGATCCTAGAATTGGATCTTTTTGTGTTTGTTTGGATCGGAAGGTGCTGAAGAGGTGGTGGCGGACAGCCGCACGCACCGTGTGGCGGTGAAGGGGAGGAAGGCCGCGGAGGATCCGATGAAGTGGTGGAGAGAGTCCAGAAGAAGAACGGAAGGAAAGTGGAACTGCTCAGCCCCCTgccgccaccgccgcagccggagAACAAGGAACAGGAGAAGCGAAGTGAGGAGAAGCACAaagcagaggaggagaaggaggtgcGACAACCAAACCTACCTCTTCCTAATTGTCTTCTCGGTCCTCTTCAAAACCTCTGCTTTTATTTGATGCAAGGCAGCCGCAAGTGATCCTTGTTGTGCTCAGAGTCTACCTGCACAGCGACGCCTTCACCCAAAGATCAAGAAAAGGATTCTGAGGATGAAAGGTTACACCTTTAATTAGACTCCCTCAAAGGATCCTGCGAGAACCAAACCTACCTCTTCTTCCCAATCGTCTTATTATCAGTCTCTGCTTGTTTTGAACATATTTTGTATTAAGGAGACTGAGATGAAAGATTACATCTTTACATCCTTCTCTTTATCATTAATCGTTCGAATTAGTTCATGTAAGACTCGAGATTCTGATCCAAAGCTTCGATCTTTTCCGTTTGATTCGGAATGTAGCAAGAAAGGTGGGATCTTTTTGGTGGAAACGGGGGTGCAGACGGCGGAGCCGGCCCTGAAGAGCTCGGAGGTGACGGTGAAGGGCGTGTTCGACTCGGCGAGCCTGGTGGCGTACGTCCACAAGCGGCAAGCGGCGGTGGTGAAGCAGGAGACAGAGGAGAACACCAAGGCGGCGGAGAAAGAGAAGAAGGCGGAGACGGAGAATGGTTTGCCGTTCGATCAGTGAGCCCTTCCAAATCATTGACTAATGCTTGGTGGGGGTTCAACAGGCTGCTCAGCTTGGATTGTGGTCCTCAGGATCAGAACACAAATGATTTCTTGCAGATAAGCATGGATGAGGGTATCTCCATTTGTGTTTGCAGTTGGTGTGAGCTCACAGAAGAAACTTCCAACAGCCAGCACTTGAAGATAAGGCCCCCCCCCCATCCATGTCTCCTCTTTGGAGAGCAAATGTGACAACAACAACAGTAGCACTAACAAAcacctctccttcttttctttatCATTATCATCAATCACATACCAAAACTCTCCACATAGCAAAAATCATAATAATTCAAATTGGTATGGTCAAATTTAATCATTAAGTTGGTCTGATAGATCTAATCCGATcgaatttatttttatatgaaaaatatattttcgagACGATGCCAATCATTACTAAAATTTTTTCAGAGATATATccaataatttttttgttatttaatatGTTCCTAATGAATATTTATCGAGAGAGACGATCatcaattaatataattttatcggagccattacacaaaaaaaaatatgaaatttattATTTCTATTTTTAGCATGTTTAAAATGTATAGAAATAATATCTTAGATATTACTATTTTGGTATGTTTGAAGCTAAAACATCCCATGCCAAAATCCACATCTTTAATGTGGATGGCCTTTGTTCTATCTATCCACTCTCACCTAAAAATCCGACCAACCTGGAAAGAAAGAGAAACCTCCATCCGAGTCCACACATGAAACGGACATCTTCCTCATGAGTGGGTGAGAGAGGATCCATGTCACTTTCTTGGATTGGCTTTCGATAGTTGCAAGGAGGCAGGGAGTTATCTGCAGCTCTCCACCATTTCCGATGGAATCTCTCCACAGTCCCACATGCAATGGCCAAAGACAACAGGCAACAACAGTGTGGCAGTGCCCTGTCAGGGTAAGAGCTGTGGTCAGAAGCCCTTCCGACAAGGGGATGCACAGAACTACCTGAAGAAAGAGCTACAACGTCGAACCATTATGACATTAAAGTAGCTTGGCTGACTGCAACATCCATGTTGTGGTTTTGGtgtctcctttcctctgttttatTCTCTCTCTATTTTTTAAAGCACAGAATCACCTCgagtttctctctctctttctttgagCACAGAGTTACCTGAAGAAGGTGGTCAATGGAAGGGTTACTATAAAGATGTCTTTGTTCCATGAGTGAGAGATATCAAGTTGATCAAAACATGAAAACGAGTCATTGTTCCCTTGTTGATCTGTACATTATTATGCTCCTAATCTACCTCAGTACTCTGGGGAGTAATTTTACATTCCAGTATTTAACATTGAGTCCTTTTTTGCAAGCAATGCGGCTGAAGTGCTGAAAGCAATCGTAGCCTCACAAGAGTCAACAAAGGTGTGGAAACAATGACACTCCCCAACTCATTAGATTttggggggtggggtgggggggcGAGGAAATCTGACAACAGTCTCCAACAGTCAACTCAGGCTCGGAAATCTCCCACAAATGGAAGGAAACTATGGGAAGGAAAGTTACAGTCACAACTGGAAGCAGATGGCAGATTCTGCAAAGAGTATTTTGGGAGTCAAAAACTCGCCAGTATCAGAAATATAGAAGATCGATAAAAACTATGCCTCGGAGCATGAAACCAACTGTAGCTTCGACTCACAACTCAGAACTAAACACATGAATCGATAGTGATAAGATCATATTTAGTTTAATATTAATTGAAGAGCTCAAATCTAATGAAGAAGTAAATATGATTTGCCTCCAAGCGACGAGTCTCAGAGTCTAACCCGAAGAAATAAAACCGTGTAAGACTCGTCGTAGAATGGATTACTTGTTGTGGCTCAAGAGCTTGTAGGAATAGCATGAATCTTATCATATGACGCCTAGCTTGAGGTCCCAAGAGTTCTTTACTCTTATATTGATTCGATTGTTTGAGAACCAATGACGAATGAAGAGTCCAAGACGACTTCTCTATTAGAGGTGATGGGATAATGTCTTTTGTATTATAGAGTGGACAATTAATCAACCTTTACTGCTAAATTAGAGTGATAATATTGTGAGCAGCAGTTGTGTTTTTGGTCTCTGTCTTTTCCTTTTCTGCCCAACTTTGtgtctcttcttcctcctattTCAAAAAGGCTGTCCCAGTTTCAGCTCCAGTTTGATTCCCCTGTGCCTATTCCtcctctcccctcctcctccgcctctctctctctctctctctctcctccatctCCAAAATCCCACCTTTTGCCCTCCCCTCTCTCTTTCATGGATCCCAAGGGCTCCTCCAAGCTGCCCCAGGAGGTGCCCAACTTCCACTTGCAGTCAGATAAAAGCGAACCCACAACGCCCCCTGCAACAGCAGCCGCAGAAAGCAGAGACCTTTCGGCATCCGCAGGCTTGGAGAGGGGGCGGCAGGTAGTGGTGGCCGGGAAGGATGAACAAAGAAGGCAGCTTGCACCCAAGAGGAGCTCCAACAAGGACAGGCACACCAAAGTTGATGGCCGGGGAAGAAGGATCAGGATGCCTGCCCTCTGCGCTGCTAGGATCTTTCAGCTCACCAGAGAACTCGGCCACAAGTCCGATGGGGAGACCATCCAGTGGCTGCTCCAGCAAGCGGAGCCCTCCATCATCGCCGCCACCGGCACGGGAACCATCCCCGCCTCGGCCATCGCCGCTGCCGCTTCCGCCTCCATGTCCCTCCCTGGCGCCACTGTCGTGGCCGGCCTCCACCAGAAGCTCGACGATTCGGGACAGGGGGCCGCTCGGCCTACTTGGGCCGTGATGGGGACTGCTAACCTCAGCCGCTCCCACCCTGGCTTATGGCCGCCCCCGGTGGGTGGGCTCAATTCTGGTTTCTTGCATGCCGGCGCCGCGGCTCCATCAAGTTCGAATCTTGCGACCGGGGGCGGCGGCGACTGGTCGATGGGCGGTTTCATGCCGAGGATTGGATTGCATGGACTTGAATTTCCCGGCGGGAATCTGGGCGCCGTGAGCTTTGCGGCGATGTTGGGCGGGCATGGGCAGCAGTTGCCGGGGCTGGAGCTAGGGCTCTCGCCGGAGGGCCATATTGGAGCTATGAATCCTCAGGGATTAAGCCAGTTCTATCAACAGATGGGGCAGGGGAGGGGAGGAGTAGGTGGTGGTGGAAGTGGGCaactgcatcatcatcatcatcagcagcagcagcatcagcaACAGGCTCGATCGGAGAATGATTCACAGGGGTCAGAACAGTAGAAGGCAGAGTTTGAAGGTGAATCTGGTGATTAATGGGAAGAAAATTTGCAGTCTAGTCCAAAAATATCATCAAGATTTAATTTTTCTTCGGAAATTGAGCAGAGAGATCAGAATGACACCTGTCTGCCCCTTCTTTCTCTGCAACTGTCAGTGGTCACTGCATTCAGGTATCTTTCAATCTCTTTTGTTCGAAAGAAAAATTTACATGGACAGTCTTTGATGGTAGTGATATGGTATAGGATTTGGAGTATGAAGGCGTATATTAGTGGATCTGAATCAGTTGGAAGGATCTCAGCGAAGTTAATTTGTTTGAGGTGTGCAAATAGTAGTTTTGGGATTTACTCAACAATTTTTTTCTGTCAAGAATTGGTGGATTTGTGATTGGCTTGAATTGTGACAAATAAATATTAGCATTACTTGTGCTTGTGCATTTTGTTGTCGAACATTTCCAGTACTTAATAAAAAAGGACCTATTCCTGTAATGATGTTTGACATTTGAGAAACAACCAGAGAGCCTATGGATCCTTTTTGTGATGTAATGTTGATTTTCGTATTCATGGTAGCCTTTCTGTATCGGTGTTGCATTTCGTAAATTAGTCAGGCATATGGTATCATTTCTATCATTGTTGATAGGAATATATGTCATTTGTTAAAACTGATTTGTTACTTCTCTTAAACTAAAATGCCACTGCCTTTGAAAGAGTAGACACCGCAATTTGCTCATAATTACTTATCACAACacaattttttggattttgacgtATGATCTGTTCATAATCAATTTGCCTAATGCACAAGATTTGGAATACCACTTGGCCATACTGACACCATTGTGctcttctttgtttttccttttttaaattgGATACGCTCTGGTTGAATCAATACTTTGAATTAGTCATCATTTCcttaatttttctttcatctttagTAGGGTTGTCTTTTTCTTGTCTTGATTAGAAAAATATATCCTTGTGTTACTTGAGGAGAAAGAAAATACATGATACTGTTGAGCCCCCAAAAAAGAAACATTAACAAGGAAAGCAGTTTTGCATTATATTACACCAAAAAAGCATTCTTTAAATCAAGGTTTGTCGTACTGCAGCATATTGctcggtacgggtggtatgtacTAGCTCAAAAGGGAATCGATATGTGCGGTATATCGGTATGCCCCAATATATCGTATGTTGGTACACTCGGTATGACTCGGTACAGTTTAGTAAGTATCATACCGACAGCTGGTCGGTATATTAGTACGGACCTATAAGACGAACCATACTTTAAATAATACAGTCAGAACTAGGATTATTAGCTCTTGCATCCGAAACAATATCAAGTTGAGAATTGGTAGTTTTGATTTCATTAGGATTCATTGTATTCTTAATTAAGAGCTTTAATGACATTGGGCTTCTGTATGACTAGGATTACATGTGTGATGCATTACCCATTCAAACACATTGATCGGAATAAGTAGATGTATGTTCATTTCACTGCCTTGCAATTGCTATCAAACTTCTTATTTGAGGAAATTATGgcgatttaaataaaaattattgtgGAAAATGAGCATTCATCAATAATCTCGTAACGAAGTGGTTGGAAGTATTTTTGAGTATTTCCATTGATTCCTAACATGAATAAATTGTTTTTACATTATAATGGTAAAATGCGGCTGAGAACCTTTTACATAGCTGATCTTATTTGTCTTAACCTATCTTGGCTGCaagttatatatgtatatgtatatatatatgtatatatctatatatgtacatacatacatatatacatacatatatacatatatatatatatacatatatatatatatacatatatatatatatatatacatatatatatatatatacatatatatatatatatacatatatatatatatacatatatatatacatataatatcatATGAGCTCTTTCGTATTCAGGTGTTGTTCTCATTCTCATGACTTCAGTATGAACAGTGAATTGAAATTTGCTTCATGCAATGTGTCAAAGAAGTTCATAAATAAGCATGTCTTAGGCAAAAGGTATGAAGCCACAAAATCAACTGGGATATGGTCCTTCCATCTCTTTATGTGAATTTACATTTTATGTGAATGCTGCACATTGTAGTTTTGTTCATGATTTACATTTTATGTGTAGCATGTCATGAGTAAAATGCAAAAGCAAATATGAATAATTTATGGTTATCCTCCATGGTTTGCAAAATGATTCATTATAATTTTACTAGATTTACGTGGCATGACATTATTTGGAGGGACATTATAtggcttcttctttttgttgttgttgtaagtgGAAGTTCCAAATAGTGATTTTTATGTATGTGTGAAGTGGAAAATGAATCTTAGGACACAAGCTGTTATGTTGTGTCAATTGAAAGCAAGTAATCTTCCATGTTGCCTCATTAGATCAGTGATTAATTTATGTTTACTGACTAGAAGACTTAGGTTAACATCTATAGTGGAAAAGGATGTTCACCAAAATGGTTTATTGATAATTCCAATAACTCCTTATTTTGACTTTTTGATATTAGTAATGCTAAGATCACTTAGCAAAGGTAAGACTACATATATTGATCCTTCCTGAAACCTGTACTGATAAGAGTCTTGTACACTCGGTGGTCTTCTTTTTATTGGTATGGTCACTTAATATAGCTATATGGCTATAGTATATGGGGCCCATATTTCTGCACTTTTTGAGCATTACATATCTTAAGTTTGAAGGTTCATTTTCTTTGATAAATGAGATAAGAAAGTCATTATGATGGAAAAAATATCAAGGCTGAAGAAGTCTAATACTTCAAGCATAAATGTACGTGTAGATTGTTGTGTCAGTCAATATGCCAATTTTTGGTTTTGCTGATTGGTAGAAGGGGCATGCTAATTGGCGCAACTTAATGCATACCGTACTAGAAAGGTATCAAAAGCATGCCTCCATGCCAAGAAATGACAACCATTGAGTATATTATCTATCTCTCTTTTATCTTTTTCTACCTTACATGAAAcagatatgataaatttatataGGAATTCTACATCAAAGTCTGCCAAAACATTTCCAACTATAAGTTATGAATGTGACGTTAGGTCATAAGGCTGCTGTTACTTTTTTCTCACAAAATTTGTTACAATAACACTGGCATACATTATCTGTATTGATTACAAATCTGATATATGCTGGTCGTCACAGTCTTAGTCTAGTattggaaattaaaaaaaaaaaattcaaaagctaTTCACAggaaggttttctttttttttcttaggaGAAAATCATAAAACCATGGTTATAAGGGGCATACCCAATGCATTAGGCTTCTGCCAATTCTAAGTCTAAGAGGATCAATGTATGTAACCTTACTTCCGATGTCGTGAAGGAGCAATCTTTCCATTGTACTAAGGTCCATCCTCTATATCTGTTTAAAGAGTGTTTAATTTGCTTGTTCTAAGTTGTTTGGTCCATGAAGGAGGGATTGAACATGAGACTTGTAATGATTAGAACAGTAGCCGTATGCATGTGAGATCAAAACAAATTTCTCATGTGATGTCTGTAGGGAACAAGCCACAAATTTCAAGCTTAGTGCAGTAACTTGTCTTTATAGATGTTTAGGATCAGGTCAATATGGGTATATAAGAGAAGCTGTTAATCACATTTCATGATTAAATAACCAGCATAGCAGACAACTTGAGGCTGTTGTTCTTGTTATGCGTGTTGATTGGTTAGCTTAATGCAAGAGATGTACTCAAGTGATCATAATTCAACTTTTTTCAGAACTTGACAATGCCTGTTTCTTGAAGCAAAGCATCAAGAAGGTGAAGCTTGACAATGCCTAGCTTCCATTTTCACCAAAGTTGCCATTTTTGACAATGCCTTCCTTGAAACAAAGCATCATCGATATGCTTTGGAGTCAAAGCATAGTGAATCACCATCGAGGGATGTGAAAGAAGGTGAAGCATAGGATCTGAAATCAATGCTTAGCTTCTTGAGGCAGATCATCATTGATATGATTTGGAGTCATGGCATAATAAATTCACGATGGAGCGATGTAAAAGAAGGTGAaactaaaaatatgaaaataatccctagcttcttgtagcaaagcatcatTAATATGCTTCAGAATCATGGCGTAGTGAATGAAAACAATGCCCAGCTTCTTGAAGCAGAGcatcattgatatacttcaatgtCATGGCATAATGAACCACCACGGAGGATGTAAAAGAAGGCGTAACTTTAAGATATGAAAACAATGCCTAGCTTCTTGAAGCAAAGCACCATTGGTATGCTTCAGAGTCATGGTGTAGTGAATCACCATGGAGGAATGTAAAAGAAGTTGAAACTGAAGATCTGACAACAATGCCTAGCTTCTTGAGAAAGACCATAATTTATATGCTTCAAAGTCATGGAATAATGAATCTACATGGTTGATATAAAAGAACGTGAAAATAGAGCCATACTAACAGTACCTAGCTTCTCGAAGCCAAGCATCATAAATATGCTTTGGATTCATGGCATAATGAATCACCTTGATAGGATCTAAAAGGTGAAACTAAAGTTATGATCTCTCTCTTAACCCaccatttctttttattattcattTCAATCCCTGTTATTATTCAGTTAGTGTTTGAATGCAAATGCTTCTGTACTACCATATTTACCGACAACATCTTTCTTTTCTCCATTTTTTTTGCCTTCCAAGTGCAATGGATTACTTTTTAGTTTCTACAGGATGTAACtgcaataaaaaaagaaagaatttttCTCACTCTCAATGATTATTTTGCACATTAGGATCCTTTTCTGTACTAAGCATAATCTTCGGAGATGCTTCATTCGAGTTGATTCCTCTGATTGGCTACTCTACATTATTGTAGGCTGTTCCAGATACCTTGACCTGTATAGTTTCTTCTTTTTTCACTTCTTATTGATAGAACTGTGGGGTTTGTGTCATACAATGGTAGGCTTTTCCAGGCACTTTGATCTATAGGAAGAAATTTTAAATTGTTTGTGAACTATTTTTTGTGCTGCAGTAACCTATAACTGGCATGAAACCTGAACCTTTTCAATTAggtgatttaatttttcattattcTGTTCCAATCTTAATTGTTTGCGGTATTATTTTTACCtggtgattttttattttttatatctggTCCATCATTTTCACCtttgtcaaaattattttttgtttagGTGCTGTTTTAGGGAGCTTTTTCTTAGCATCTGTTTGTGTAGAATCAAATTTGTCATATTTCCTTCTCTTcaaacaactcctactgcattgcTTTTAGTATCTAAGAGCTAGCAATGAATTGTTAACTAAGAATTGTACAGGTTCTTAGCTTTTTAGTTTTTTGGATTCATTTTTGAGAGTCTAATAAATATTGCCCATAAATGTGTTTAATTGTGTGGGTGTGTGATCTCACAATGCACTGAGAACTATGTCATTCACAGAAGAATTATGTTTCAGCTAAAGCTgacttgtaaatgttttattcccTCTGCAAAATGTATTCCCTGTTTAAAGCAGTTTTTTTTGTGCAATGTATATGGTTTTCAGAATCCTCTCTTATATCATCAATTTGGTTTTTAGCTTTTCTCATCTTTTATGCATTGTTATGCAAATCTGTTCTTccatttatctttttctttttctttgaaatcTGCTCTACATCTTTAAACCATAAAACATTTCCAAATAGGTGAAAGCAAGAGGGAgaaaacaacaataataacaatgtCATAAGAGTCCATCTTTTGCATATTCTTAATTAAAGCtaagaatatttaaatttttaattaatcttATTAGTTCTTCTTGTATCATAATAGTATATATTTCACTACAACATCTATAAGCCTTtttagtatatatatttatatatatcatcataaagaaggaaaaaagggaaaaaaaataaaagaagaattaaTGAATTAGAAAGCTGAGAAATCAagtaaaaatatttcttctcttaTCTAACCAATAGTATATTAAAAGTTGAATTAATAAACTAGAAAGGAAGAGAAATAGATTGTTGTCacaacttcaattttttttttcctcttggaACTTGATAAATGAAGATGATAACACAGAACCCTTACATCCACTAATTAATTACACATGGAGGAAAAGGATTTATTTTACCCACATCTGCTTCTGCCATAAAGGAGGTTCATTATATATTTGGTGCTCGATGAGTCTGAGTTCAGCTCCACTGCTTCTGGTGAACACCAAATGTTGTCTCTAACATACATGAGTGTCATGTAAGGAGGAAGCTGTTGGCCTCTACATGTtatcaccacctgacatagtcgacATTGATGTGTAAGTGATGATCAGAGAAGATGAacagtcttatatatatatatatatatatatatatatatatatatatatatatatatatatatatatatatatatatatatatatatcaatttcaaGAGTTGAATGGATCTAAAAATAATAGGGAATTGAATTGTCATtccttattatttataaaattaattttaaaattgaaaTTGAATTccctattattttaaaaattaattttaccaaagcatttattatttttaaaattgaatttaaaacttataattaaaaataattaatttgtaaaaaacttttctatcatttttatattttctctcaccaaattatatatatatatatatatatatatatatatatatatatatatatatatatatatatatatttaatcacACGGATCTTGATATCTATATTAAATCAAACAaaaagacagaaaaaaaaaattagaggaaaacTTGGTTTTGAAAAAGGTTAGAGTAccttaatgaaaaaaataaataaatgagggATGCTATGTCGGAAATATGCGATTTTAAGAGTTTTTCTAGGGAATTCGTCTAATGATAATTCCTTTTATCCCTTATATTCTTTGATTTCTATCTTCTCTGAAATGCTACTCTTTCGAGCATTTGTTCTTGAATCGTCTTAAACTCTCATTATTCATCCATGTTGGtgaatcatattaaaaaaaatatacattaagaaaaagaagggaagaaaagacATGAACAAAGAAGTCAATGCTATAAAAcgaacgaggacttcccaagaatGGAGAAGAGAGACAACAATTGCAAACATGGAGGGTTTTAGGGCTTCTAACTTGATTTTGCTATTATGACTTTGCTTACAACGCCaatcttgaattattagatctccaTCGAAAGGTCCAAAACTCAAATTACATacaatgtttttttttatattagctATTTATTTAATCTTTATCAAGTGTTTAATTCCTCATAGGCACAATAATCCACACTCTTTTATCTTTCATTTACATTCCAAATCACATCCAATTGAGAGTTTGAAAATAAGATCTCATCGACATATATTAAACTCCATATCTAAGTTGTATTTTGGTTTTCATGTTCCTTCGTAACTTAATTACCAAACCATATCATTATAGTTTCCTTGTC contains the following coding sequences:
- the LOC103971148 gene encoding uncharacterized protein LOC103971148, translated to MKWWRESRRRTEGKWNCSAPCRHRRSRRTRNRRSEVRRSTKQRRRRSKKGGIFLVETGVQTAEPALKSSEVTVKGVFDSASLVAYVHKRQAAVVKQETEENTKAAEKEKKAETENGLPFDQ
- the LOC103971099 gene encoding transcription factor TCP20-like, producing MDPKGSSKLPQEVPNFHLQSDKSEPTTPPATAAAESRDLSASAGLERGRQVVVAGKDEQRRQLAPKRSSNKDRHTKVDGRGRRIRMPALCAARIFQLTRELGHKSDGETIQWLLQQAEPSIIAATGTGTIPASAIAAAASASMSLPGATVVAGLHQKLDDSGQGAARPTWAVMGTANLSRSHPGLWPPPVGGLNSGFLHAGAAAPSSSNLATGGGGDWSMGGFMPRIGLHGLEFPGGNLGAVSFAAMLGGHGQQLPGLELGLSPEGHIGAMNPQGLSQFYQQMGQGRGGVGGGGSGQLHHHHHQQQQHQQQARSENDSQGSEQ